One Mugil cephalus isolate CIBA_MC_2020 chromosome 10, CIBA_Mcephalus_1.1, whole genome shotgun sequence genomic window carries:
- the ppp6r2b gene encoding serine/threonine-protein phosphatase 6 regulatory subunit 2 isoform X1, translating to MFWKFDLHTSSHLEALLDKEDVTLLELMDEEDVLQECKAQNRRLLLFLCQDQCMQELVRMITTEPPAGGEETKRFKYSNIACELLTCDVGVINDKLGNEEPLLETLYAFLEQPSPLNPLLASFFSKTIGNLIARKTEQVISFLRRKEGFLSLVLKHIDTSAMMDVLLRLISCVEPPPLRLETLTWLNEQKLAQRLIELIHPERDEERQSNASQTLCDIIRLSRDQANQLQEISQPDPLLTVLESQECVEQLLQNMFSGERTESCIVNGIQVLLTLLEIRRPVKVFSVCVYDRVDGVMDAQGFERSYTVNSSILLAIQPHLIHFHQLLLEPPKRAPMLTTLGVLEEPLGNTRLHVARLVASLLYTSSASHAVVAQELCRLNTMDLLLDLFFKYTWNNFLHLQVELCVAAILRPCAHEMRLQPALGSHEKKLQDAAQEQDSTEAPTSEPSVTSENSAHNLMVTHLFQHCHLVPRILEAWEENDKTQSEGGMRRGYMGHLTRIANTVVHNLEKGPVHTQISSLITELPEDYRGRWETFVDQTLSETNRKNTIDLIGTGNPRPSSEDDMESPFPKELTIQQAFSDYQIQQMTANFVDQFGFNDEEFTDHDDSIGATFDRIAEININIDAGQDTANTAVFEACSKERIQPFDDDDEDIWEEKEINYATQTKSRNRFGGSQSPQGQAANKTCEKTGACGSEASERATDSDSEEEDPKDDLDPFSSQEQTETTKNTGWVADFGEVNSKAPAAGAGFAAWDTPASQPTSTEAEEKGWAKFTDFQPFCCSETGPRCSSPVDSELSGSDNTKPNQNPCVWSVCVARKAPLVASDTSSSSSSDSDEEEGKTESTSSETVTTETITTGAGKETIRLTMDAKNERAVFTRVFRPAVRRDADQLPVEGLSVKDNEKESDKGNKHGSCISPNTASPSNQSAAVTQETQSSANGPT from the exons ATGTTTTGGAAGTTTGACCTACACACGTCCTCTCATCTGGAGGCTTTACTGGACAAGGAGGATGTCACACTCCTTGAGCTCATGGATGAGGAAGATGTGCTGCAGGAGTGCAAGGCCCAAAACCGGAG ACTGCTCCTGTTCCTGTGCCAAGATCAGTGCATGCAGGAGCTGGTCCGTATGATCACGACAGAGCCCCCTGCTGGTGGAGAGGAGACCAAGCGCTTCAA GTATTCAAATATAGCGTGTGAGCTGTTGACATGTGATGTGGGAGTGATCAATGATAAGCTGGGTAATGAGGAGCCTCTGCTGGAAACCCTGTACGCCTTCCTGGAGCAGCCATCCCCACTTAACCCCCTCCTGGCATCTTTTTTTAGCAAGACAATTGGTAACCTCATCGCACGGAAGACTGAGCAG GTGATCAGTTTCCTGCGACGAAAGGAGGGATTCCTTTCCTTGGTCCTGAAGCACATTGATACGTCAGCCATGATGGATGTGCTTCTGCGCCTTATCAGTTGTGTAGAGCCACCCCCTCTGCGACTTGAGACTCTTACG TGGCTGAATGAACAGAAACTGGCCCAGAGACTGATAGAGCTCATTCACCctgagagagatgaagag AGGCAGTCCAATGCATCTCAGACTTTGTGCGACATTATCCGTCTGAGCAGAGACCAGGCCAATCAGCTCCAAGAGATTTCACAGCCTGACCCTTTGCTGACCGTGCTGGAGTC GCAGGAGTGTGTGGAGCAGTTGTTGCAGAACATGTTCTCAGGAGAGAGGACTGAGAGCTGTATCGTCAATGGGATTCAGGTTCTTCTCACCCTGCTGGAAATCAGGAGGCCTGT aaaagtgttttctgtctgcgTGTATGACAGGGTGGACGGTGTAATGGACGCTCAGGGATTCGAGAGAAGTTACACTGTTAATAGCAGCATTTTGTTGGCCATACAGCCACACCTGATACACTTCCACCAGTTACTTCTGGAGCCACCCAAG AGGGCCCCTATGCTGACTACCCTGGGTGTGCTGGAGGAACCATTGGGAAACACACGTCTGCACGTGGCCAGACTAGTGGCCTCTCTGCTTTATACCAGCTCAGCAAGCCATGCAGTCGTAGCACAGGAGCTCTGCAGACTCAATACAATGGATCTTCTTCTG GATCTGTTCTTCAAGTACACGTGGAACAACTTTCTGCATCTCCAAGTGGAGCTCTGTGTTGCTGCCATCCTCCGGCCCTGTGCCCATGAAATGAGGCTTCAGCCTGCTTTGGGTTCGCACGAAAAAAAGCTTCAGGACGCGGCGCAAGAGCAGGATTCGACTGAGGCCCCGACGTCCGAACCTTCAGTCACCTCTGAAAACTCTGCACATAACTTAATGGTGACTCAT TTGTTCCAGCACTGCCACCTTGTCCCAAGGATTCTGGAGGCTTGGGAAGAGAACGATAAAACGCA GTCAGAAGGTGGTATGAGGAGAGGGTACATGGGACACCTGACCAGGATTGCCAACACTGTGGTACACAACTTGGAGAAAGGACCGGTTCACACCCAGATTAGTAGCCTcatcacag AGCTGCCAGAGGACTACAGAGGGCGCTGGGAAACCTTCGTGGACCAGACACTGTCAGAGACAAATAGAAAGAACACCATAGACCTG ATTGGCACTGGAAACCCGCGCCCTTCCTCAGAGGATGATATGGAGAGTCCCTTCCCTAAGGAGCTGACAATACAGCAG GCTTTTTCAGACTACCAGATCCAGCAGATGACTGCTAACTTTGTGGACCAGTTTGGCTTCAATGATGAGGAGTTTACAGATCATGATGACAGCATTGG GGCAACGTTTGACCGGATTGCAGAGATCAATATCAACATTGATGCTGGCCAGGACACT GCTAACACAGCCGTGTTTGAGGCCTGTTCCAAGGAGAGGATTCAGCCCTTtgatgatgacgatgaggaCATATGGGAGGAGAAAGAGATCAACTATGCAACACAAACCAAGTCCCGGAACAG GTTTGGTGGGTCACAGTCCCCCCAAGGCCAAGCAGCCAATAAGACCTGTGAGAAGACGGGAGCTTGCGGCTCTGAGGCCTCTGAAAGAGCaacagactcagactctgagGAAGAAGACCCTAAAGACGACCTGGATCCTTTCTCAAGTCAGGAGCAGACGGAGACCACTAAAA ACACTGGATGGGTTGCAGACTTTGGAGAGGTGAACTCAAAGGCTCCTGCAGCAGGTGCTGGCTTTGCCGCCTGGGACACTCCAGCCTCCCAACCAACTTCAAcagaggctgaggagaaggggTGGGCCAAGTTCACCGACTTCCAGCCTTTCTGTTG CTCTGAAACAGGACCCAGATGCAGCTCTCCTGTGGACTCGGAGCTCAGTGGATCAGACAacaccaaaccaaaccagaacC CatgtgtgtggagtgtgtgcGTGGCGAGAAAAGCTCCACTGGTGGCATCAGACACCTCGTCgtccagcagctcagacagcgacgaggaagaaggaaagacaGAGTCCACATCCAGTGAGACGGTCACCACAGAGACCATCACCACCGGCGCCGGCAAGGAGACCATCCGGCTCACCATGGACGCCAAAAACGAAAGGGCGGTCTTCACCAG AGTATTCAGACCTGCAGTCAGACG tgaCGCGGATCAGTTGCCAGTAGAGGGACTGTCCGTCAAAGACAACGAGAAAGAAAGCGACAAAGGAAATAAACATGGAAGCTGTATCAGCCCGAATACCGCCAGTCCAAGTAACCAGTCAGCTGCTGTcacaca